TAAAGTACAACATAGAGGCATCTTCTCTATGTTTTGCTACAATTACATTAATAACATTGTACTAATATGACAGGGATACATACTAAAGCAAACTGATATTCAATACCTATCAATGATATCAAAGAAAACAGGCACTATACATATTTTGACGTGTTAACATTAGTGACGCTTGAAAAAATGTATAGCAGGTCAGAACGCTATCGCCAATTTGGAAATGCGTGACAGAATGGTCAAGGCAGTCATTAAGAGGCATGACAAAATACAGTTTCTCTCTAAAGATATGTTAAACCAGTTAACAAAGCAATTTAAAATATATGtttcatttattaatatttacaaTTTATCCGAGATAGCAAACACAAATCATAGGGAACCGCGGTAATCGTAAACGATGTTATATTGCAATGAAAAGCCAGGTGGATAAAGATGAAATTCTTATTACAAGCTTATTTCTAGAAGAATTGTGGATTAGAGCTCAGTCTTTAGGGAGCGCGTGACATCCTCAGGTGCATTGGGTTCGCCTTTCACCAGGTGAGGGTGAAGGATCATATTTTCCTTAAGGGGAAGGGAGTTGTACAACCTGCGAATCTGCGGAAACGATGAACGCTGATAAGCCACATTCTATACACGCAGGCCATTATAATTGCAACACCAATAAACAGGCAAAAAATTAATACAATAAACCACAATCTATACAAGCAGGCTATTCTAATTACATTGTCAATAAACAGACTAAAAATGAACTAAATCACATTTTATACATGCAGGTTATTCTAACTGGAAAGtcaataaacagacaaaaattaATACAATCTGCAAAACAAAATTTTCTAAGAATAATATTATCTTGACAGTGGAAGATATGCATTTGCAAAAACAAAGTAGTGAGTATCAGTCATTCAATGCCAACATGAGTAACTGTTATTCCGTTAtctaaatacagagagagagagagagagagagagagagagagagagagagagagagagagagagagagagagagagagagagagagagagagagagagagagagagagagagagagagagagagagagagagagagagagagtacaatagCTGTCCTCACCTCTTTGCGATTGTCAGGCTGCATGGagggtgaaggagtgagggagaggtagTGCAGGTTGTTTGCTGTGCTGGGTTCCCACGTGAAGCCCAGGGAGCCGTCAGGTGTTGGGTTCCTGGTACGACATAACAAAAGATGAGTCATAGTTGTTGGTACTGATACAATTTGTGTTAGTGagatgatggaaataaataaaagtgatgcCTGACAATTATTTTCCGTAAACAATAAACATTAAATCAATCATCCTTTCTTACAaagtcatttttcttcatgaatAATAAGAAACCCACAGGCACCGTGATCGCCTTTACCCGGTGGCAGCAAAGTTCGTCCAGAGAGTCGTGATGATGTCTCTGAGCGCCAGGTCGTCGGGTCGCTGCAGGTCCTTAGGGCGGTCTTCGGGTGCGGTTGGTGGCGTGAGGAGATTGCCGCCGCGGAACAGGTAGTACAGGTCGTCAACGTGACTCACCCCTGTCAGGGCAGACACAGAAGGTGTTGAGCTGCCACCAGTGAATTACACTAACCCGAACATAACTTTGACCTAAGACTTTAGCactggagatgatgatgaaaagatgaTGGCGATAGCATTACTGCAGcctcattattataatttttatcgttattattgtttttattattattattattaacatcattagtatctctattataactattacctttattatcattgttaatagctctacaacaacaacaacaacaacaacaacgacaacaaataTATCAACAACTACAagtactattacttttactaatacactatactactactaccactactactactactactactactactactactactactactactgctactactactactaccactactactactactactacaacaactactactactactactattgctgctgttactgctatgGAAATATAAAGTAGTTGCCAGAATAACATCAAAACATCAACACTagcaataataccaccaccaacactatcatgaaagagagaaaaaaaaaaattgatggtaACGGTAGTGTTTCTTTTCAGAGGCCTGCAAAGTAGCCGCGATGAGAAAGCATTCCTATCTGATGCTGTGTGTTCGCTGACCAACCAGCCATCATTTCCTCTAGAGATACTTGCATTTCTTGTCACAGGAAGGGCACAGCAGCTGACTGAAGGAAAGCTGTCCATAGTGCTGCAGCTCGTACCGGAAGGTGTGGCCGGCGGGGTGCAGTTGCTGGGCTTGGCAGGCAGTGGTGAGGTCATGACACAAGGCAAAATGATTGTCAGAAAGCATCTGTACAGAATTACGCATATTagtatctcttttttatttttttcagtggcaaaaaataaatggataaaaaaaaaaaaaaatagagaccaTTTCTGTAAAATACCTGAGTAAAAGTACTTAGAAAAGTTATACCAGTGATACTACTTACAATATCACCGTCactgatattattatcatttttatgattatcatcatcattgttatcagtcattattattactatttttactactcttattattatcattattataattattaatatgattattatcataaatattcacacttcttttctatttccagcATAATCAAACTTTATGTGCATCCACCCTCATGAAGTCTTCAGCGTGCGCCTCGGTGACGCGGGTGGTGCCCAAGTAGTGGTGGTACAGCTGGCGCGCCACGCCCACTGGGTCCTCGCTCCTGCCCACAAGCTGAAGGGACGCAGGGCCGGCCACGCTGAAGTTATGATGCAGTTCTTCCAAGAATTGTTTCTTCGCCCATGCAGCTGCACaagtggggagaggggagggatgaaAATTAAAGCTAATTATTTCCTCACGCTGCGAAGAGGGAGGActaaaaattaaagataatTATTTACTCCAgctagggagagaaaggggtggAAATTAAAGCTAATAATTTCCCCAAACAAAGAAGTTAGTCAAAATTGATCCCTAACCACATACGGAATGTGATAATTACGTAAAGCAAAAAGAGATCCCTCGTCTCTAGTAATGCCCGATATGATGTCCACCTTGGCGTGGCAGCCGTCAAGCATCAGCTTGGCTGGGTGGTCAGGCAGGAAGTGGCCATCCACCCAAGGAGTGAAGATAAGTGGTAATGTGTACCATTTctacagaaggagagagaaaaaaaagaaagcgataaaaaacattaatatatgAGAGTTAAATGACACAGTCTTGACACCTCACAAAAAGTGCCACTCACTTTGAAATCATtgtagaggggaaagagggccTTTACATCCAGTTCCTGCAGGCAGAGCAGGAGAGCGTCGCTACCATGATGTGTGGGGCAGCCAAGAGTAGTGCCCACCTGAATCGCTGCTTTGCGAGGATTACTGTTGATGGCCCAGGGACACAGCGCCGTGCCGGACTGTAGAATACTACGGGAAAAAAGACCTATACAAGCATTATAGAGTGTCTGAATAAGTTATTCTTCCAATAAGTACATTCACAAATGATACACAGCACGGAGAGATAAAAAAACGTAATTCGAGAAATTCTGTAACATTTTTATGAATACAAAATATAGAACAATTCATACCTTTCGCTATTCTGGTCAGCATCTGGAAATGAGCGGAGGCACCACCGGCACTCTCCCCAAAAATTGTGACCCGCGTATTGTCCCCGCCAAAGTGTTGGATGTTCCTCTTGACCCACTCCAGCGCCATGGTCTGGTCCTTGAGGCCGAGGTTCCCAGGCATTACCGAGTCCTCGGTAGAAAGGAAACCTattaaaaaaatacagagacggaagaggtaaaagaaattcttttagaaaatatatatatatatatatatatatatatatatatatatatatatatatatatatatatatatatatatatatatatatacacacacacacacacacacacacacacacacacacacacacacacacacacacacacacacacacacacacacacacacacacacacgcacttgcTATTTTagtatcatgagagagagagagagagagagagagagagagagagagagagagagagagagagagagagagagagagagagagagagagagagagagagagagagagagagagagagagagagagagcattgcctGCTGCATGAGGGAAGTGAAGAAGCAGCCACTCATCACCTACCCAGGACACCCAGGCggtactgcaccaccaccaacacaatgtCGTGGTCGAGAAGAACGTGAGGAAGGTATTCATTGCCACTACCACGGACAAATCCCCCGCCATGAAGCCAAACCATTACCGGCAATTTCGCGATTTCTTCCACCTGTGATGACACATTGATTTATAATGTAACACCTGTTGTCGGCTTCAAACATTATAAACAAATATTATCATGTTTGTTTGGTGTATAATGACTTGGGTTTGTATATGCTCCATTTTTCTGCATATCAGAGAAGGtggtcaaagaaaaaaaaaaaaagaagtcaggAAAGAAGGTACACACTCAcaatgcagtaaaaaaaaaaaaaaaaaaaaaaaaaaaaccagaaaacTAAGATTAACTTCTGAAGTGTAATGATATCTATTTCTTTaacggtaaaagaaaaaaataggaatagaataacattcaacaaaaaaaaaaatttaaagataGTTTTATTCCTACAttagcaacagagagagagagagagagagagagagagagagagagagagagagagagagagagagagagagagagagagagagagagagacctgaatTTGACCTTGGGCTATCTGGCTCACCTTGGGAGTAAACACGTTGAGGTAGAGGCAGTCCTCTTGTCCTATCACTTCATTCTTTCCAAGCGTCTGTGCAAAATTTGAAAACTGTATGCATGGTGATGCAGGGGCTGAGGCTTCACCCAGGCCCACCCAGTTTTGAAAGGGCTCGGGATCCTGAAAGAAGGGACACATTGCTATCTAATACTTTACCACTCTCCTCATATTACTTTAATGAAACCAAGTGTCTGTATTTTCATGAACAAATTTTCACCGTCCGGCATCCTACCTTGAATCGCAGCTTGCCCAAGGGTGGCTGAGCATAAGGAATGccgtaaaatgagaaaaagtctCTGCCCTTGAACGACTCCTCCACAATGCCCGAGAGGCGCCCGCCTTTGGTCTCAATGAAAGGTACATCTGCAGCAATCGCCACACCCATCACCGCCATCGTCACTATAGCCCTGCAACGCCTCATCCTGCTGGTGAAAGACGCAAATAAGATTAAAATATCTAAAGCAAAAATGCAAACGTAttggcttacacacacacacacacacacacacacacacacacacacacacacaccgtgtagtgtagtggttagcacgctcgactcacagccgagaggcccaggttcgagtcccgggaagcggcgagagaaacgggcaagtctcttaaagtgtagcccctgttcaccgagcagtaaataggaacgggatgtaactcgaggtgttgtgacctcgctttcccggtgtgtggagtgtgtgttgtggtctcagtcctacccgaagatcggtctatgagctatgagctcgctccgttatGAGGAaggctgactgggtgaccagtcggcgaccgtggtgaattacactcaCCTCAATCACAAGGCAGGACACGAGTGGATGCGCACGGCACAGGGAAACATACAGAACTGAGGCAATAGTGCGTGAGTGTGGATAAGATGAGCGTTGggtgcaaagaaaaaaatgacgggAATGTGAGGCCGCTATGGGAGGGTTGGAGGAATAAATTAACGAGTTTATTGTGGAGCTGGTTCTACACACATGACCAGGACCTTGGCGGGACAGGAGCGAACTGTATCCCCATTAAATGAAACCTCGGCTGCGGCATTCATGGATGAATACCAGTGATTCTTATACGTTCCTTGGTGAGTAACTCAGCAGGCGGTGGCACTCAGGGTATTGCTCACTGATGTCAGAAGGTGCAGTCGGCTTAAGGTTCGACAAAACATGTTTTCTATACAGGGTGTCCAGGGAGTTAAGGTACATACTTTGGGATTCGTTAGTTCAAGTAATTCTATGTCGAGAAATACTGTATGCACACATgctgtgttttgctttattttgtgaGATATTAACGTAGATGTTTTGTGTAGTGAGTTGTGCTCCCGCTTTGTGGCCTCCGCTAACCCACCTTCCCACCTCCCACCGCGCAACTTATTATTCAATTATTAATTGTTTATTGAGTATAAGTATGATgatacataaatacattaatTACATTAAATACATATACTCAAAGCGGGTACCAGCCCGCCGGCGACGTGGCGAAAAGAGCTGCTCGCCATGCTTTGTGCTGCTGCAGCTGTGGCgggcagtttctctctctctctctctctctctctctctctctctctctctctctctctctctctctctctctctctctctctctctctctctctctctctctctctcttctctctgactcgacttcatttaagagggaggtctcaagtcatttatccctttattt
Above is a genomic segment from Portunus trituberculatus isolate SZX2019 chromosome 40, ASM1759143v1, whole genome shotgun sequence containing:
- the LOC123516204 gene encoding esterase E4-like isoform X1; the encoded protein is MRRCRAIVTMAVMGVAIAADVPFIETKGGRLSGIVEESFKGRDFFSFYGIPYAQPPLGKLRFKDPEPFQNWVGLGEASAPASPCIQFSNFAQTLGKNEVIGQEDCLYLNVFTPKVEEIAKLPVMVWLHGGGFVRGSGNEYLPHVLLDHDIVLVVVQYRLGVLGFLSTEDSVMPGNLGLKDQTMALEWVKRNIQHFGGDNTRVTIFGESAGGASAHFQMLTRIAKGLFSRSILQSGTALCPWAINSNPRKAAIQVGTTLGCPTHHGSDALLLCLQELDVKALFPLYNDFKKWYTLPLIFTPWVDGHFLPDHPAKLMLDGCHAKVDIISGITRDEGSLFALPAWAKKQFLEELHHNFSVAGPASLQLVGRSEDPVGVARQLYHHYLGTTRVTEAHAEDFMRMLSDNHFALCHDLTTACQAQQLHPAGHTFRYELQHYGQLSFSQLLCPSCDKKWVSHVDDLYYLFRGGNLLTPPTAPEDRPKDLQRPDDLALRDIITTLWTNFAATGNPTPDGSLGFTWEPSTANNLHYLSLTPSPSMQPDNRKEIRRLYNSLPLKENMILHPHLVKGEPNAPEDVTRSLKTEL
- the LOC123516204 gene encoding juvenile hormone esterase-like isoform X2, giving the protein MRRCRAIVTMAVMGVAIAADVPFIETKGGRLSGIVEESFKGRDFFSFYGIPYAQPPLGKLRFKDPEPFQNWVGLGEASAPASPCIQFSNFAQTLGKNEVIGQEDCLYLNVFTPKVEEIAKLPVMVWLHGGGFVRGSGNEYLPHVLLDHDIVLVVVQYRLGVLGFLSTEDSVMPGNLGLKDQTMALEWVKRNIQHFGGDNTRVTIFGESAGGASAHFQMLTRIAKGLFSRSILQSGTALCPWAINSNPRKAAIQVGTTLGCPTHHGSDALLLCLQELDVKALFPLYNDFKKWYTLPLIFTPWVDGHFLPDHPAKLMLDGCHAKVDIISGITRDEGSLFALPAWAKKQFLEELHHNFSVAGPASLQLVGRSEDPVGVARQLYHHYLGTTRVTEAHAEDFMRMLSDNHFALCHDLTTACQAQQLHPAGHTFRYELQHYGQLSFSQLLCPSCDKKWVSHVDDLYYLFRGGNLLTPPTAPEDRPKDLQRPDDLALRDIITTLWTNFAATGNPTPDGSLGFTWEPSTANNLHYLSLTPSPSMQPDNRKERQV
- the LOC123516204 gene encoding esterase FE4-like isoform X3; this encodes MRRCRAIVTMAVMGVAIAADVPFIETKGGRLSGIVEESFKGRDFFSFYGIPYAQPPLGKLRFKDPEPFQNWVGLGEASAPASPCIQFSNFAQTLGKNEVIGQEDCLYLNVFTPKVEEIAKLPVMVWLHGGGFVRGSGNEYLPHVLLDHDIVLVVVQYRLGVLGFLSTEDSVMPGNLGLKDQTMALEWVKRNIQHFGGDNTRVTIFGESAGGASAHFQMLTRIAKGLFSRSILQSGTALCPWAINSNPRKAAIQVGTTLGCPTHHGSDALLLCLQELDVKALFPLYNDFKKWYTLPLIFTPWVDGHFLPDHPAKLMLDGCHAKVDIISGITRDEGSLFALPAWAKKQFLEELHHNFSVAGPASLQLVGRSEDPVGVARQLYHHYLGTTRVTEAHAEDFMRMLSDNHFALCHDLTTACQAQQLHPAGHTFRYELQHYGQLSFSQLLCPSCDKKWVSHVDDLYYLFRGGNLLTPPTAPEDRPKDLQRPDDLALRDIITTLWTNFAATG